In one Bos mutus isolate GX-2022 chromosome 19, NWIPB_WYAK_1.1, whole genome shotgun sequence genomic region, the following are encoded:
- the CA4 gene encoding carbonic anhydrase 4: protein MRLLLALLVLAAAPPQARAASHWCYQIQVKPSNYTCLEPDEWEGSCQNNRQSPVNIVTAKTQLDPNLGRFSFSGYNMKHQWVVQNNGHTVMVLLEDKPSIAGGGLSTRYRATQLHLHWSRAMDRGSEHSFDGERFAMEMHIVHEKGLSRNASQNQFAEDEIAVLAFMVEDGSKNVNFQPLVEALSDIPRPNMNTTMKEGVSLFDLLPEEESLRHYFRYLGSLTTPTCDEKVVWTVFQKPIQLHRDQILAFSQKLFYDDQQKVNMTDNVRPVQSLGQRQVFRSGAPGLLLAQPLPTLLAPVLACLTVGFLR, encoded by the exons ATGCGGCTGCTGCTGGCGCTCCTGGTCCTCGCCGCCGCCCCGCCCCAGGCCCGTGCAG CGTCACACTGGTGCTACCAGATTCAAGTCAAGCCCTCCAACTACACCTGCTTGG AGCCAGACGAGTGGGAAGGCAGCTGCCAGAACAACCGCCAGTCCCCCGTCAACATCGTCACAGCCAAGACTCAGCTGGACCCAAACCTGGGGCGCTTTTCCTTTTCTGGCTACAACATGAAGCACCAGTGGGTCGTGCAAAACAACGGGCATACAG TGATGGTGTTGCTGGAGGATAAGCCCTCGATCGCTGGAGGAGGACTGAGCACCCGGTACCGAGCCACGCAGCTGCACCTGCACTGGTCCAGGGCGATGGATCGGGGCTCAGAGCACAGCTTCGATGGGGAGCGCTTTGCCATGGAG ATGCACATAGTGCACGAGAAGGGGCTATCCAGGAACGCGAGCCAGAACCAGTTCGCCGAAGATGAGATCGCGGTGCTGGCCTTCATGGTGGAG GACGGATCCAAGAATGTGAACTTCCAGCCCCTGGTGGAGGCGCTGTCTGACATCCCCAGACCCA ATATGAACACCACAATGAAAGAAGGCGTCAGCCTCTTCGACCTGCTCCCCGAGGAGGAGAGTCTGAGGCACTACTTCCGCTACCTGGGCTCGCTCACCACACCGACCTGCGACGAGAAGGTGGTCTGGACCGTGTTCCAGAAGCCAATACAGCTCCACAGGGACCAG ATCTTGGCCTTCTCCCAGAAGCTGTTCTATGACGACCAGCAGAAAGTGAATATGACGGACAACGTCAGGCCCGTGCAGAGCCTGGGCCAGCGCCAGGTTTTCAGGTCCGGGGCCCCGGGACTGCTGCTGGCCCAGCCACTGCCCACCCTGTTGGCCCCCGTGCTCGCCTGCTTGACAGTGGGCTTCCTCCGGTGA